Below is a genomic region from Alkalibaculum bacchi.
TTTTAATAATATGTCTTGGAGTTCTAAACTGTCCATTGGTACCTGCTGTAGCTACTTTAGAAAGCAAGTACTCATACAAATCACCGTTTGTATCCCCATCTGATAATGGTAATAAATCAATATTTGTCACGATTTTTTCAAGCATTTGAGGTGTTGGAATCATAAAGATGGCATCGTCCATATATCTGGTAAATGCTGAATTCTTATCACTATGCATGGTTTTGATAAATGGAAATACTTTTTTTGAAACCGTGTCATACATATCAGATGCACTCAGTTGCTTAAACTTCTGCCATCTTAGATTCTGTTGTTCATCACTAAATATTTTATCTACGTCAATGCCAAGTAGCTCAGCATTTTTTTCTAAGTCTGTTTGTTTTTCATCCAGTCCCTTTATAAATAAAAGGTAGGTAAACTGCTCAATAACAGACAGTGGGTTGGTAATACCACCTGTCCAAAATATCTCCCATATTTTATC
It encodes:
- a CDS encoding type I restriction-modification system subunit M N-terminal domain-containing protein — encoded protein: MITGELRSKVDKIWEIFWTGGITNPLSVIEQFTYLLFIKGLDEKQTDLEKNAELLGIDVDKIFSDEQQNLRWQKFKQLSASDMYDTVSKKVFPFIKTMHSDKNSAFTRYMDDAIFMIPTPQMLEKIVTNIDLLPLSDGDTNGDLYEYLLSKVATAGTNGQFRTPRHIIKMMVELMQPTPTDIIVDPAAGSRVIIMITADSNNGDWLSSPLLENKNMDWCAF